TAAACCTTATTTGGTGTGACACCATCTTCCATAAGAAACCGTTCTGGTTGAAATTCTTCGCTATTTTTGTAGATCTGTGGATTTGCCAGGGCATAGGAGCATTGTCCGATAACAAATGTGTTCGCTGGGATAGGGATTGAACCGACGCTCGTATCCTTCGTGGTGCGATGAATTGGATTTACAGCGACAATACTCGCACATCTCTGGATTTCTTGGACTGCAGCACTGAAATGGATAATAAATTTTCCTGAATGTCATTACGTTGACGTCGATAACAGTCTTATCTAACAGAACTTACTGGGTATAGGGCAACGATTTTTGTCTAAGATCCATACTTGGTTTCCCATCAACGCCAAGAACAGACAGAATTTCGTTACGAATTTTGTCC
This is a stretch of genomic DNA from Necator americanus strain Aroian chromosome II, whole genome shotgun sequence. It encodes these proteins:
- a CDS encoding hypothetical protein (NECATOR_CHRII.G8213.T2), with the protein product METTATTLRWAALYLAKYPNVQDKIRNEILSVLGVDGKPSMDLRQKSLPYTHAAVQEIQRCASIVAVNPIHRTTKDTSVGSIPIPANTFVIGQCSYALANPQIYKNSEEFQPERFLMEDGVTPNKEALDSFFPFSVGKRQCAGESMAKVELFLGLIMLLQKFKIEPVKGATIDLEPTLATVLVPKPQLLRISSI